The Cinclus cinclus chromosome 3, bCinCin1.1, whole genome shotgun sequence genome has a window encoding:
- the SCAF8 gene encoding SR-related and CTD-associated factor 8 isoform X2 has protein sequence MDRFDFGEESEQNEEPKKETPSSQLPLVPESVNNSLFHQLAEQLQQQNLEHLRQQLLEQQQPQKASPEENPEGNFGSEHSASPSQGSSQQQFLEVEANVDDSMDIQQQDMDIDEGQDIAEEEIFDQEEKKSAVRSRSRTRSRSRSRSPRKRRSRSRSGSRKRKHRKRSRSRSRERKRKSSRSYSSERRAREREKERQKKGLPPIRSKTLSVCSTTLWVGQVDKKATQQDLTNLFEEFGQIESINMIPPRGCAYVCMVHRQDAYRALQKLSSGSYKIGSKIIKIAWALNKGVKTEYKQFWDVDLGVSYIPWEKVKLDDLEGFAEGGMIDQETVNTEWETARSSEAAKENTQTTQSATVDKSTVITTQTEAYTQPVTMLQIPVAPAVPAVSLVPPAFPVTMSVPPPGYSPIPPPPFLRASFNPSQPPPGYMPPPVPPVVPPPVVPPPVVPPVVPTPLVQPPLPIAQDTMKDVPFTGLVLPVGTVTSNLATPTLSAGSVFNPLPMSKSESDDKGSHLTDLQISSSENNRSVQSDVSSSSGLVGGVQPPSVSSSSGLTGEGPSPTVSSSSGLAGGVQPPSVSSSSGLVGGVQPPTVSSNSGLAGGMQLPAVSSSSSLAGGIQPTNASSSSGLMAGVPPPNVSSSSGLLAGVHPPSVSSSPGLLTGMQPPSVSSSSGVLAGVQPPSVSSNSGLLLMPPPNVSTSSGLMGVPPPNISSNSGLLAMQHPAAVPNMPHLNISNQRMPGMPLIDIRPGLMPHSPGPRFPLMQPGMPPQRTLPPPAILDPSLHPPPPRGPFPPGDIFNQTERPFGTPGRQNIDSISNAEKRLPLGGDNIQQEGDRDYRFPPVENRDNLNRPSPVDVRDSVGRPPVDPREGLGRPPVDGREHFARPHIDMRENFGRPSIDNLGRREHFGFNSDKHWGQRGDYDEREHHAFPIYGGPKGFHEDRERFRHVNYRFDSRSGPSWNRGFEQDAHRDFDDRRRPWERQRDRDDRDFNFCREINGNRFGRDRMPNNWIPPPHPRVFEYFDGATSQRKADNMPQVNGENTETESQPPTAQMQDDPELYEKLTSSVEINKEKSDTEADIESEPVVESTETEGT, from the exons ATGGACAGGTTTGACTTTGGGGAAGAATCTGAACAAAATGAAGAGCCTAAAAAGGAAACTCCCTCTTCCCAATT GCCATTAGTACCAGAATCTGTGAACAACTCACTTTTTCACCAGCTAGCTGAACAGCTACAACAGCAAAATTTAGAACATCTCAGACAACAgcttctggagcagcagcagcctcaaaAG GCAAGCCCTGAGGAGAATCCAGAAGGAAATTTTGGTTCAGAGCACTCTGCATCACCATCACAAGGGAGTAGTcaacagcagtttttggaaGTGGAAGCAAATGTAGATGATTCAATGGATATTCAACAACAg GACATGGATATAGATGAAGGTCAGGATATTGCTGAAGAAGAGATTTTTGaccaagaagaaaagaaatcagcTGTTCGTTCAAGATCAAGAACTCGTTCAAGATCTCGTTCAAG GTCACCAAGAAAACGAAGGTCTAGATCACGGTCTGGTTCTCGTAAGCGGAAACACAGAAAGCGTTCGCGCTCGAGAtcaagagaaaggaagagaaagtcatCTCGGTCATACTCCAGTGAAAGAAGGGctagggaaagggaaaaagaacgtCAGAAAAAGGGATTGCCTCCTATACGGTCCAAAACACTAAGTG TTTGCAGTACTACTCTTTGGGTAGGTCAAGTAGACAAGAAGGCTACACAACAAGATTTAACAAACTTGTTTGAAGAATTTGGACAAATAGAGTCAATTAAT ATGATTCCCCCAAGAGGATGTGCTTATGTCTGTATGGTGCATAGGCAAGATGCATATCGTGCTCTTCAGAAACTTAGTTCTGGGTCATATAAAATTGGATCTAAAATTATTAAG attgcTTGGGCTTTGAATAAAGGTGTGAAAACAGAATACAAGCAATTCTGGGATGTGGATCTGGGAGTTTCCTATATTCCATGGGAGAAAGTGAAACTGGATGATTTGGAGGGCTTTGCTGAAGGTGGCATGATTGACCAGGAAACAGTTAATACAG AGTGGGAAACAGCCAGAAGCTCAGAAGCTGCTAAAGAAAATACTCAAACGACGCAGAGTGCTACAGTTGATAAGAGTACCGTTATTACAACACAGACAGAAGCTTACACACAGCCAGTCACTATGCTGCAG aTTCCAGtagctcctgctgtgcctgctgttaGCTTGGTTCCACCTGCGTTTCCTGTCACAATGTCTGTCCCTCCTCCTGGTTATAGCCCAATTCCTCCTCCACCCTTCTTGAGAGCAAGTTTCAACCCTTCACAGCCACCTCCAG GTTATATGCCTCCTCCAGTTCCACCTGTTGTCCCACCACCTGTTGTCCCACCACCTGTTGTCCCACCAGTTGTTCCAACAC CTTTAGTACAGCCTCCATTACCAATTGCACAGGACACAATGAAGGATGTTCCTTTTACTGGCCTTGTTCTACCAGTTGGCACAGTTACTAGCAATCTAGCTACTCCAACATTATCTGCTGGAAGTGTTTTTAATCCCCTGCCAATGAGCAAATCAGAATCAGATGACAAAGGATCACATCTTACAGACCTTCAGATTTCTTCCAGTGAAAACAACAGATCTg TGCAAAGTGATGTCTCGAGTAGCTCTGGACTTGTTGGAGGAGTGCAGCCACCCAGTGTCTCAAGCAGTTCTGGGCTTACTGGAGAAGGGCCCTCACCCACTGTCTCAAGTAGCTCTGGACTTGCAGGGGGAGTACAGCCACCCAGTGTTTCAAGCAGCTCTGGACTTGTAGGAGGAGTGCAACCACCAACTGTTTCCAGCAATTCTGGTCTTGCAGGAGGAATGCAGCTACCTGCTGTCTCCAGTAGCTCTTCTCTTGCTGGCGGGATTCAGCCAACTAATGCCTCAAGTAGCTCTGGACTTATGGCTGGAGTGCCACCACCAAATGTCTCAAGTAGCTCAGGGCTTCTAGCTGGAGTTCATCCACCCAGTGTCTCAAGTAGCCCTGGCCTTCTGACAGGAATGCAGCCACCTAGTGtgtccagcagctcaggagttCTGGCAGGTGTACAGCCACCGAGTGTTTCAAGCAATTCTGGGCTTCTCTTAATGCCACCACCCAATGTTTCAACTAGTTCTGGACTTATGGGAGTGCCACCACCAAATATTTCAAGTAATTCTGGACTTCTGGCAATGCAGCATCCAGCTGCAGTTCCAAATATGCCTCATTTAAATATCAGTAATCAAAGAATGCCAGGAATGCCTCTTATAGATATCCGCCCAGGCCTAATGCCCCATTCACCTGGACCAAGGTTTCCATTAATGCAGCCAGGAATGCCACCACAGCGtactcttcctcctcctgcaaTCCTTGATCCATCTCTTCACCCACCACCACCTCGAGGTCCTTTTCCTCCAGGAGATATTTTTAATCAAACAGAAAGACCTTTTGGAACACCAGGAAGACAAAATATTGATAGCATTTCTAATGCAGAGAAAAGGCTACCACTTGGAGGTGATAACATTCAACAGGAGGGAGACAGAGATTATCGCTTTCCTCCAGTGGAAAACCGAGATAATCTTAACAGACCATCTCCAGTGGACGTCAGAGATTCTGTTGGACGACCACCAGTTGATCCAAGAGAGGGTTTAGGAAGGCCACCAGTAGATGGAAGAGAACATTTTGCAAGACCACATATAGACATGAGAGAAAATTTTGGAAGACCAAGTATAGATAACCTTGGCCGAAGAGAGCATTTTGGTTTCAATTCAGACAagcactggggacagagaggaGATTATGATGAAAGAGAGCACCATGCCTTCCCTATTTATGGTGGTCCTAAAGGCTTCCATGAAGACAGAGAGAGGTTTCGGCATGTAAACTATAGGTTTGATAGTAGAAGTGGTCCCAGTTGGAATAGAGGATTTGAACAAGATGCTCACAGAGATTTTGATGACCGCAGAAGACCCTGGGAAAGACAGAGGGATAGGGATGacagagattttaatttttgcagagAAATTAATGGAAACAGGTTTGGAAGAGACAGAATGCCAAACAACTGGATCCCGCCTCCACATCCACGggtttttgaatattttgatgGGGCCACTTCTCAACGCAAAGCTGATAATATGCCCCAGGTAAATGGTGAAAATACAGAGACAGAAAGTCAGCCGCCAACTGCACAGATGCAGGATGATCCAGAACTTTATGAAAAACTGACATCTTCCGTCGAGATAAACAAAGAGAAGAGTGACACAGAAGCTGATATAGAGAGTGAACCAGTGGTAGAAAGCACAGAAACTGAGGGGACATAA